From the Oryza glaberrima chromosome 5, OglaRS2, whole genome shotgun sequence genome, one window contains:
- the LOC127773977 gene encoding probable calcium-transporting ATPase 6, plasma membrane-type isoform X1, giving the protein MEGGRSWSIESYLNEYFDIPAKNPPGEARRRWRRAVGLIVRNRRRRFGRFSDVDAIDEAQRRKILGKVQVVINVHKAALQFIDGVKQYHLPPELIEEGFCISPDELAAIANMREDYTMLRMHGGINGISRKIKASLEDGAKETDIATRQKLYGANRHAEKPPRSFWMFVWDALHDLTLIILVVCALVSIVVGLATKGWPMGIYDGFGIILSILLVVLVTATSDYQQARKFMELDREKQKIYIRVTRDKKTKEVLVHDLVVGDILHLSIGDVVPADGLFISGDCLMIDESSLSGESEPVNISEERPFLHAGSKVVDGAAKMLVTAVGTRTEWGKIMGTLNGDGVDETPLQVKLNGVATIIGQIGLVFAVLTFLVLLARFLADKGMHVGLLNWSANDALTIVNYFAIAVTIIVVAVPEGLPLAVTLSLAFAMKKLMHDKALVRYLAACETMGSASCICTDKTGTLTTNHMIVDKVWIGDVKFVGDKKNSELKSTISERVMAILIQGIFVNTASEVVKGDDGKNTILGSATETALLEFGLSLEEHLYDDYNKLTRIKVDPFNSVKKKMSVTIQLPNGGIRTFCKGASEIILEQCNTIHNTAGNIVPLSEMQKHNVLNIINSFASEALRTLCIAFKDMDEFPNDQPISDDGYTLIAVFGIKDPVRPGVKDAVRTCMAAGIRVRMVTGDNINTAKAIAKECGILTEDGIAIEGQQLNNKSSDELKEHLPKIQVIARSLPMDKYKLVTSLKSMYQEVVAVTGDGTNDAPALHESDIGLAMGITGTEVAKESADVIIMDDNFETIVNVARWGRAVYLNIQKFVQFQLTVNIVALIVNFVSACIIGSAPLTAVQLLWVNMIMDTLGALALATEPPNDEMMKRPPVRRGDNFITRIMWRNILGQGLYQLLVLATLMVIGKKLLNIEGPQSDKTINTLIFNSFVFCQVFNEINCREMEKINVLQGIFRNWIFVGILTATVIFQVIIVEFLGTFANTVPLSGELWLLSVVIGSISMIISVILKCIPVEFSKTNTKPHGYELIPEGPEIL; this is encoded by the exons atggagggCGGGAGAAGCTGGAGCATCGAGAGCTACCTCAACGAGTACTTCGACATCCCCGCCAAGAACCCTCCCGGCGAGGCGCGCCGCCGATggcgccgcgccgtcggcctCATCgtccgcaaccgccgccgccgcttcggcaGGTTCTCCGACGTCGACGCCATCGACGAAGCCCAGCGCCGCAAGATCCTG GGAAAAGTTCAGGTTGTAATTAACGTGCACAAGGCAGCGCTGCAATTTATTGATG GTGTAAAACAATATCATCTACCTCCTGAACTTATTGAAGAAGGATTCTGTATCAGCCCAGATGAACTAGCAGCAATTGCTAACATGCGTGAAGATTATACAATGCTCAGGATGCATGGTGGAATCAATGGAATATCTAGAAAAATCAAAGCATCATTGGAAGATGGTGCCAAGGAAACAGATATAGCAACCAGACAGAAGCTGTATGGAGCTAACAGGCACGCTGAGAAGCCCCCTAGAAGCTTCTGGATGTTTGTGTGGGATGCATTGCATGACTTGACACTGATTATTCTAGTGGTATGTGCTCTGGTTTCTATAGTGGTCGGCCTTGCCACCAAGGGATGGCCGATGGGTATTTATGATGGTTTTGGCATAATACTCAGCATTTTGTTGGTGGTACTAGTTACTGCAACCAGTGATTACCAACAAGCTCGGAAGTTTATGGAACTGGACCGTGAgaagcaaaaaatatatatccgtgTAACTAGAGATAAGAAAACAAAGGAGGTTTTAGTTCATGACTTGGTTGTCGGAGACATCTTGCATCTTTCTATAGGCGATGTGGTTCCTGCAGATGGTCTGTTTATATCTGGTGACTGCCTAATGATAGATGAATCAAGTTTGTCTGGTGAGAGTGAGCCAGTAAATATTTCTGAAGAGAGGCCTTTTCTTCATGCTGGGAGTAAAGTAGTAGATGGGGCAGCTAAGATGCTTGTTACTGCCGTTGGTACGCGTACTGAGTGGGGCAAAATCATGGGTACTCTGAATGGAGATGGTGTGGATGAAACTCCTTTGCAAGTTAAGCTTAATGGTGTGGCTACAATAATTGGCCAGATTGGATTGGTGTTTGCTGTGCTAACATTTTTGGTACTTCTAGCGAGGTTCTTGGCTGACAAGGGGATGCATGTTGGTTTGTTAAATTGGTCTGCAAATGATGCATTGACAATAGTCAACTACTTCGCTATTGCAGTCACAATCATTGTTGTCGCAGTCCCTGAGGGTCTACCATTGGCTGTGACTCTTAGTCTGGCATTTGCTATGAAGAAGTTGATGCATGACAAAGCACTAGTTAGGTATCTCGCCGCATGTGAAACCATGGGTTCAGCAAGTTGCATTTGCACTGATAAGACAGGGACTTTGACCACGAACCACATGATTGTTGATAAGGTTTGGATTGGTGATGTCAAGTTTGTTggggacaaaaaaaattctgagcTAAAAAGCACGATTTCAGAAAGAGTTATGGCGATCCTTATACAAGGCATATTTGTGAATACTGCGTCTGAAGTGGTGAAGGGAGACGATGGAAAAAATACCATCTTAGGCTCGGCTACTGAAACGGCATTATTGGAGTTTGGCTTGAGCTTGGAAGAACATTTATATGATGACTACAATAAGTTGACTAGAATAAAAGTAGATCCTTTTAATTCAGTTAAGAAAAAGATGTCTGTGACAATACAATTACCTAATGGAGGCATCAGGACCTTCTGCAAAGGTGCGTCAGAAATTATTCTGGAACAGTGCAATACTATCCACAATACTGCTGGAAATATAGTACCGCTGTCAGAAATGCAGAAGCATAATGTATTAAATATAATCAATTCGTTTGCTTCTGAGGCATTGAGAACACTTTGCATCGCATTTAAGGATATGGATGAATTTCCCAATGATCAACCTATATCAGATGATGGTTACACACTAATAGCAGTTTTTGGTATAAAGGATCCAGTCCGTCCTGGTGTCAAGGATGCAGTAAGGACCTGCATGGCTGCTGGTATTAGAGTAAGAATGGTGACGGGAGACAACATCAACACTGCTAAAGCTATTGCCAAGGAATGTGGAATATTAACGGAGGATGGGATAGCAATAGAAGGACAACAGCTTAACAATAAGAGCTCAGATGAACTGAAGGAACACCTACCAAAAATTCAG GTAATAGCTCGCTCCTTGCCTATGGACAAATACAAATTGGTGACAAGCCTGAAAAGTATGTATCAAGAGGTTGTTGCGGTGACTGGTGATGGAACCAATGATGCCCCAGCACTGCACGAGTCAGATATTGGACTAGCAATGGGTATCACTGGAACTGAG GTTGCAAAAGAGAGCGCTGATGTTATAATAATGGATGACAATTTCGAAACCATTGTAAATGTTGCTAGATGGGGCCGTGCAGTTTACTTAAACATCCAGAAGTTTGTGCAGTTCCAGCTTACAGTTAATATTGTGGCTCTGATTGTGAATTTTGTCTCAGCGTGCATCATAG GGAGTGCACCACTTACTGCTGTTCAGTTGCTATGGGTGAACATGATTATGGATACGTTGGGAGCCTTGGCCTTAGCCACAGAACCACCAAATGACGAAATGATGAAGAGGCCCCCTGTTAGGCGAGGAGATAATTTTATCACTCGGATTATGTGGAGAAATATTCTTGGCCAAGGTTTGTATCAGCTCCTTGTGCTGGCTACTCTAATGGTTATTGGAAAGAAACTCCTTAATATTGAAGGTCCTCAATCTGATAAAACCATCAATACTCTCATATTCAACTCTTTCGTCTTTTGCCAG GTTttcaatgaaataaattgtaggGAGATGGAAAAGATCAATGTCCTCCAAGGCATCTTCAGAAACTGGATCTTTGTTGGTATATTGACAGCTACTGTCATATTCCAAGTGATCATAGTAGAATTTCTTGGCACTTTTGCAAACACTGTACCATTGAGCGGGGAGCTGTGGCTGCTCAGCGTCGTCATTGGCTCAATTAGCATGATCATCTCTGTTATCCTCAAGTGCATTCCAGTTGAATTTAGTAAGACAAATACTAAACCCCATGGTTATGAGTTGATTCCTGAAGGCCCAGAGATTCTATAG
- the LOC127773977 gene encoding probable calcium-transporting ATPase 6, plasma membrane-type isoform X3: protein MREDYTMLRMHGGINGISRKIKASLEDGAKETDIATRQKLYGANRHAEKPPRSFWMFVWDALHDLTLIILVVCALVSIVVGLATKGWPMGIYDGFGIILSILLVVLVTATSDYQQARKFMELDREKQKIYIRVTRDKKTKEVLVHDLVVGDILHLSIGDVVPADGLFISGDCLMIDESSLSGESEPVNISEERPFLHAGSKVVDGAAKMLVTAVGTRTEWGKIMGTLNGDGVDETPLQVKLNGVATIIGQIGLVFAVLTFLVLLARFLADKGMHVGLLNWSANDALTIVNYFAIAVTIIVVAVPEGLPLAVTLSLAFAMKKLMHDKALVRYLAACETMGSASCICTDKTGTLTTNHMIVDKVWIGDVKFVGDKKNSELKSTISERVMAILIQGIFVNTASEVVKGDDGKNTILGSATETALLEFGLSLEEHLYDDYNKLTRIKVDPFNSVKKKMSVTIQLPNGGIRTFCKGASEIILEQCNTIHNTAGNIVPLSEMQKHNVLNIINSFASEALRTLCIAFKDMDEFPNDQPISDDGYTLIAVFGIKDPVRPGVKDAVRTCMAAGIRVRMVTGDNINTAKAIAKECGILTEDGIAIEGQQLNNKSSDELKEHLPKIQVIARSLPMDKYKLVTSLKSMYQEVVAVTGDGTNDAPALHESDIGLAMGITGTEVAKESADVIIMDDNFETIVNVARWGRAVYLNIQKFVQFQLTVNIVALIVNFVSACIIGSAPLTAVQLLWVNMIMDTLGALALATEPPNDEMMKRPPVRRGDNFITRIMWRNILGQGLYQLLVLATLMVIGKKLLNIEGPQSDKTINTLIFNSFVFCQVFNEINCREMEKINVLQGIFRNWIFVGILTATVIFQVIIVEFLGTFANTVPLSGELWLLSVVIGSISMIISVILKCIPVEFSKTNTKPHGYELIPEGPEIL, encoded by the exons ATGCGTGAAGATTATACAATGCTCAGGATGCATGGTGGAATCAATGGAATATCTAGAAAAATCAAAGCATCATTGGAAGATGGTGCCAAGGAAACAGATATAGCAACCAGACAGAAGCTGTATGGAGCTAACAGGCACGCTGAGAAGCCCCCTAGAAGCTTCTGGATGTTTGTGTGGGATGCATTGCATGACTTGACACTGATTATTCTAGTGGTATGTGCTCTGGTTTCTATAGTGGTCGGCCTTGCCACCAAGGGATGGCCGATGGGTATTTATGATGGTTTTGGCATAATACTCAGCATTTTGTTGGTGGTACTAGTTACTGCAACCAGTGATTACCAACAAGCTCGGAAGTTTATGGAACTGGACCGTGAgaagcaaaaaatatatatccgtgTAACTAGAGATAAGAAAACAAAGGAGGTTTTAGTTCATGACTTGGTTGTCGGAGACATCTTGCATCTTTCTATAGGCGATGTGGTTCCTGCAGATGGTCTGTTTATATCTGGTGACTGCCTAATGATAGATGAATCAAGTTTGTCTGGTGAGAGTGAGCCAGTAAATATTTCTGAAGAGAGGCCTTTTCTTCATGCTGGGAGTAAAGTAGTAGATGGGGCAGCTAAGATGCTTGTTACTGCCGTTGGTACGCGTACTGAGTGGGGCAAAATCATGGGTACTCTGAATGGAGATGGTGTGGATGAAACTCCTTTGCAAGTTAAGCTTAATGGTGTGGCTACAATAATTGGCCAGATTGGATTGGTGTTTGCTGTGCTAACATTTTTGGTACTTCTAGCGAGGTTCTTGGCTGACAAGGGGATGCATGTTGGTTTGTTAAATTGGTCTGCAAATGATGCATTGACAATAGTCAACTACTTCGCTATTGCAGTCACAATCATTGTTGTCGCAGTCCCTGAGGGTCTACCATTGGCTGTGACTCTTAGTCTGGCATTTGCTATGAAGAAGTTGATGCATGACAAAGCACTAGTTAGGTATCTCGCCGCATGTGAAACCATGGGTTCAGCAAGTTGCATTTGCACTGATAAGACAGGGACTTTGACCACGAACCACATGATTGTTGATAAGGTTTGGATTGGTGATGTCAAGTTTGTTggggacaaaaaaaattctgagcTAAAAAGCACGATTTCAGAAAGAGTTATGGCGATCCTTATACAAGGCATATTTGTGAATACTGCGTCTGAAGTGGTGAAGGGAGACGATGGAAAAAATACCATCTTAGGCTCGGCTACTGAAACGGCATTATTGGAGTTTGGCTTGAGCTTGGAAGAACATTTATATGATGACTACAATAAGTTGACTAGAATAAAAGTAGATCCTTTTAATTCAGTTAAGAAAAAGATGTCTGTGACAATACAATTACCTAATGGAGGCATCAGGACCTTCTGCAAAGGTGCGTCAGAAATTATTCTGGAACAGTGCAATACTATCCACAATACTGCTGGAAATATAGTACCGCTGTCAGAAATGCAGAAGCATAATGTATTAAATATAATCAATTCGTTTGCTTCTGAGGCATTGAGAACACTTTGCATCGCATTTAAGGATATGGATGAATTTCCCAATGATCAACCTATATCAGATGATGGTTACACACTAATAGCAGTTTTTGGTATAAAGGATCCAGTCCGTCCTGGTGTCAAGGATGCAGTAAGGACCTGCATGGCTGCTGGTATTAGAGTAAGAATGGTGACGGGAGACAACATCAACACTGCTAAAGCTATTGCCAAGGAATGTGGAATATTAACGGAGGATGGGATAGCAATAGAAGGACAACAGCTTAACAATAAGAGCTCAGATGAACTGAAGGAACACCTACCAAAAATTCAG GTAATAGCTCGCTCCTTGCCTATGGACAAATACAAATTGGTGACAAGCCTGAAAAGTATGTATCAAGAGGTTGTTGCGGTGACTGGTGATGGAACCAATGATGCCCCAGCACTGCACGAGTCAGATATTGGACTAGCAATGGGTATCACTGGAACTGAG GTTGCAAAAGAGAGCGCTGATGTTATAATAATGGATGACAATTTCGAAACCATTGTAAATGTTGCTAGATGGGGCCGTGCAGTTTACTTAAACATCCAGAAGTTTGTGCAGTTCCAGCTTACAGTTAATATTGTGGCTCTGATTGTGAATTTTGTCTCAGCGTGCATCATAG GGAGTGCACCACTTACTGCTGTTCAGTTGCTATGGGTGAACATGATTATGGATACGTTGGGAGCCTTGGCCTTAGCCACAGAACCACCAAATGACGAAATGATGAAGAGGCCCCCTGTTAGGCGAGGAGATAATTTTATCACTCGGATTATGTGGAGAAATATTCTTGGCCAAGGTTTGTATCAGCTCCTTGTGCTGGCTACTCTAATGGTTATTGGAAAGAAACTCCTTAATATTGAAGGTCCTCAATCTGATAAAACCATCAATACTCTCATATTCAACTCTTTCGTCTTTTGCCAG GTTttcaatgaaataaattgtaggGAGATGGAAAAGATCAATGTCCTCCAAGGCATCTTCAGAAACTGGATCTTTGTTGGTATATTGACAGCTACTGTCATATTCCAAGTGATCATAGTAGAATTTCTTGGCACTTTTGCAAACACTGTACCATTGAGCGGGGAGCTGTGGCTGCTCAGCGTCGTCATTGGCTCAATTAGCATGATCATCTCTGTTATCCTCAAGTGCATTCCAGTTGAATTTAGTAAGACAAATACTAAACCCCATGGTTATGAGTTGATTCCTGAAGGCCCAGAGATTCTATAG
- the LOC127773977 gene encoding probable calcium-transporting ATPase 6, plasma membrane-type isoform X2, with translation MAPRRRPHRPQPPPPLRQVLRRRRHRRSPAPQDPGVKQYHLPPELIEEGFCISPDELAAIANMREDYTMLRMHGGINGISRKIKASLEDGAKETDIATRQKLYGANRHAEKPPRSFWMFVWDALHDLTLIILVVCALVSIVVGLATKGWPMGIYDGFGIILSILLVVLVTATSDYQQARKFMELDREKQKIYIRVTRDKKTKEVLVHDLVVGDILHLSIGDVVPADGLFISGDCLMIDESSLSGESEPVNISEERPFLHAGSKVVDGAAKMLVTAVGTRTEWGKIMGTLNGDGVDETPLQVKLNGVATIIGQIGLVFAVLTFLVLLARFLADKGMHVGLLNWSANDALTIVNYFAIAVTIIVVAVPEGLPLAVTLSLAFAMKKLMHDKALVRYLAACETMGSASCICTDKTGTLTTNHMIVDKVWIGDVKFVGDKKNSELKSTISERVMAILIQGIFVNTASEVVKGDDGKNTILGSATETALLEFGLSLEEHLYDDYNKLTRIKVDPFNSVKKKMSVTIQLPNGGIRTFCKGASEIILEQCNTIHNTAGNIVPLSEMQKHNVLNIINSFASEALRTLCIAFKDMDEFPNDQPISDDGYTLIAVFGIKDPVRPGVKDAVRTCMAAGIRVRMVTGDNINTAKAIAKECGILTEDGIAIEGQQLNNKSSDELKEHLPKIQVIARSLPMDKYKLVTSLKSMYQEVVAVTGDGTNDAPALHESDIGLAMGITGTEVAKESADVIIMDDNFETIVNVARWGRAVYLNIQKFVQFQLTVNIVALIVNFVSACIIGSAPLTAVQLLWVNMIMDTLGALALATEPPNDEMMKRPPVRRGDNFITRIMWRNILGQGLYQLLVLATLMVIGKKLLNIEGPQSDKTINTLIFNSFVFCQVFNEINCREMEKINVLQGIFRNWIFVGILTATVIFQVIIVEFLGTFANTVPLSGELWLLSVVIGSISMIISVILKCIPVEFSKTNTKPHGYELIPEGPEIL, from the exons ATggcgccgcgccgtcggcctCATCgtccgcaaccgccgccgccgcttcggcaGGTTCTCCGACGTCGACGCCATCGACGAAGCCCAGCGCCGCAAGATCCTG GTGTAAAACAATATCATCTACCTCCTGAACTTATTGAAGAAGGATTCTGTATCAGCCCAGATGAACTAGCAGCAATTGCTAACATGCGTGAAGATTATACAATGCTCAGGATGCATGGTGGAATCAATGGAATATCTAGAAAAATCAAAGCATCATTGGAAGATGGTGCCAAGGAAACAGATATAGCAACCAGACAGAAGCTGTATGGAGCTAACAGGCACGCTGAGAAGCCCCCTAGAAGCTTCTGGATGTTTGTGTGGGATGCATTGCATGACTTGACACTGATTATTCTAGTGGTATGTGCTCTGGTTTCTATAGTGGTCGGCCTTGCCACCAAGGGATGGCCGATGGGTATTTATGATGGTTTTGGCATAATACTCAGCATTTTGTTGGTGGTACTAGTTACTGCAACCAGTGATTACCAACAAGCTCGGAAGTTTATGGAACTGGACCGTGAgaagcaaaaaatatatatccgtgTAACTAGAGATAAGAAAACAAAGGAGGTTTTAGTTCATGACTTGGTTGTCGGAGACATCTTGCATCTTTCTATAGGCGATGTGGTTCCTGCAGATGGTCTGTTTATATCTGGTGACTGCCTAATGATAGATGAATCAAGTTTGTCTGGTGAGAGTGAGCCAGTAAATATTTCTGAAGAGAGGCCTTTTCTTCATGCTGGGAGTAAAGTAGTAGATGGGGCAGCTAAGATGCTTGTTACTGCCGTTGGTACGCGTACTGAGTGGGGCAAAATCATGGGTACTCTGAATGGAGATGGTGTGGATGAAACTCCTTTGCAAGTTAAGCTTAATGGTGTGGCTACAATAATTGGCCAGATTGGATTGGTGTTTGCTGTGCTAACATTTTTGGTACTTCTAGCGAGGTTCTTGGCTGACAAGGGGATGCATGTTGGTTTGTTAAATTGGTCTGCAAATGATGCATTGACAATAGTCAACTACTTCGCTATTGCAGTCACAATCATTGTTGTCGCAGTCCCTGAGGGTCTACCATTGGCTGTGACTCTTAGTCTGGCATTTGCTATGAAGAAGTTGATGCATGACAAAGCACTAGTTAGGTATCTCGCCGCATGTGAAACCATGGGTTCAGCAAGTTGCATTTGCACTGATAAGACAGGGACTTTGACCACGAACCACATGATTGTTGATAAGGTTTGGATTGGTGATGTCAAGTTTGTTggggacaaaaaaaattctgagcTAAAAAGCACGATTTCAGAAAGAGTTATGGCGATCCTTATACAAGGCATATTTGTGAATACTGCGTCTGAAGTGGTGAAGGGAGACGATGGAAAAAATACCATCTTAGGCTCGGCTACTGAAACGGCATTATTGGAGTTTGGCTTGAGCTTGGAAGAACATTTATATGATGACTACAATAAGTTGACTAGAATAAAAGTAGATCCTTTTAATTCAGTTAAGAAAAAGATGTCTGTGACAATACAATTACCTAATGGAGGCATCAGGACCTTCTGCAAAGGTGCGTCAGAAATTATTCTGGAACAGTGCAATACTATCCACAATACTGCTGGAAATATAGTACCGCTGTCAGAAATGCAGAAGCATAATGTATTAAATATAATCAATTCGTTTGCTTCTGAGGCATTGAGAACACTTTGCATCGCATTTAAGGATATGGATGAATTTCCCAATGATCAACCTATATCAGATGATGGTTACACACTAATAGCAGTTTTTGGTATAAAGGATCCAGTCCGTCCTGGTGTCAAGGATGCAGTAAGGACCTGCATGGCTGCTGGTATTAGAGTAAGAATGGTGACGGGAGACAACATCAACACTGCTAAAGCTATTGCCAAGGAATGTGGAATATTAACGGAGGATGGGATAGCAATAGAAGGACAACAGCTTAACAATAAGAGCTCAGATGAACTGAAGGAACACCTACCAAAAATTCAG GTAATAGCTCGCTCCTTGCCTATGGACAAATACAAATTGGTGACAAGCCTGAAAAGTATGTATCAAGAGGTTGTTGCGGTGACTGGTGATGGAACCAATGATGCCCCAGCACTGCACGAGTCAGATATTGGACTAGCAATGGGTATCACTGGAACTGAG GTTGCAAAAGAGAGCGCTGATGTTATAATAATGGATGACAATTTCGAAACCATTGTAAATGTTGCTAGATGGGGCCGTGCAGTTTACTTAAACATCCAGAAGTTTGTGCAGTTCCAGCTTACAGTTAATATTGTGGCTCTGATTGTGAATTTTGTCTCAGCGTGCATCATAG GGAGTGCACCACTTACTGCTGTTCAGTTGCTATGGGTGAACATGATTATGGATACGTTGGGAGCCTTGGCCTTAGCCACAGAACCACCAAATGACGAAATGATGAAGAGGCCCCCTGTTAGGCGAGGAGATAATTTTATCACTCGGATTATGTGGAGAAATATTCTTGGCCAAGGTTTGTATCAGCTCCTTGTGCTGGCTACTCTAATGGTTATTGGAAAGAAACTCCTTAATATTGAAGGTCCTCAATCTGATAAAACCATCAATACTCTCATATTCAACTCTTTCGTCTTTTGCCAG GTTttcaatgaaataaattgtaggGAGATGGAAAAGATCAATGTCCTCCAAGGCATCTTCAGAAACTGGATCTTTGTTGGTATATTGACAGCTACTGTCATATTCCAAGTGATCATAGTAGAATTTCTTGGCACTTTTGCAAACACTGTACCATTGAGCGGGGAGCTGTGGCTGCTCAGCGTCGTCATTGGCTCAATTAGCATGATCATCTCTGTTATCCTCAAGTGCATTCCAGTTGAATTTAGTAAGACAAATACTAAACCCCATGGTTATGAGTTGATTCCTGAAGGCCCAGAGATTCTATAG
- the LOC127772575 gene encoding probable glycerol-3-phosphate dehydrogenase [NAD(+)] 3, cytosolic, which produces MVGSYAAGGGRGAAVAEGKLDELRRRMGKADGDLLRIVGVGGGAWGSAFCALLQDAYGRHRDKAQVRVWRRPGRAVDRATAEHLFEVINSREDVLRRLIRRCAYLKYVEARLGDRTLYADEILRDGFCLNMVDTPLCPLKVVTNLQEAVWDADIVINGLPSTETREVFGEIGRYWKERIRPPVIISLAKGIEASIDPVPRIITPTQMISNATGVPLENILYLGGPNIASEIYNKEYANARICGADKWRKPLAKFLRQPHFIVWDNSDLITHEVMGGLKNIYAIGAGMVAALTNESATSKSVYFSLCTSEMIYITHLLAEDPEKLAGPLLADTYVTLLKGRNAWYGQKLAKGELTLEMGDSIKGKGTIQGVSAVHAFYELLSQSSLSVTHPEVKKLVAPVELCPILKTLYKILIKRELATDSILQAIRDESMYDPRERIEMSQRQCLYRPSLLGLPKVDITQA; this is translated from the exons ATGGTGGGGAGCTACGCGGCGGGAGGGGGacggggagcggcggtggcggaggggaaGCTGGACGAGCTGCGGCGGAGGATGGGGAAGGCGGACGGCGACCTGCTGAGGATCGTCGGGGTGGGGGGCGGGGCGTGGGGGAGCGCCTTCTGCGCGCTGCTGCAGGACGCGTACGGGCGGCACCGCGACAAGGCGCAGGTGCGGGTGTGGCGGAGGCCCGGGCGCGCCGTcgaccgcgccaccgccgagcACCTCTTCGAGGTCATCAACTCCCGGGAGGACGTCCTCCGCAGGCTCATCCGCCGCTGCGCTTACCTCAAGTACGTCGAGGCCCGCCTCGGCGACCGCACGCTCTACGCCGACGAGATCCTCCGCGACGGCTTCTGCCTCAACATGGTCGACACGCCGCTCTGCCCGCTCAAGGTCGTCACCAACCTGCAGGAGGCGGTCTGGGACGCCGACATAGTCATCAACGGCTTGCCCTCCACCGAGACCAGGGAGGTGTTCGGGGAGATCGGGAGGTATTGGAAGGAGAGGATCAGACCCCCCGTGATCATCTCGCTGGCCAAGGGGATCGAGGCGTCGATTGACCCCGTGCCCCGGATCATTACCCCGACACAGATGATCAGCAATGCAA CTGGAGTTCCATTGGAGAATATTCTATATCTTGGAGGTCCTAACATTGCATCTGAGATATATAACAAAGAATATGCAAATGCTCGCATATGTGGAGCTGACAAGTGGAGAAAACCTCTAGCTAAATTTCTGAGGCAGCCTCATTTTATTGTGTGGGATAATAGTGATCTCATCACTCATGAAGTAATGGGCGGCTTAAAGAACATATATGCCATTGGTGCTG GTATGGTGGCTGCACTAACCAATGAGAGTGCAACCAGCAAATCGGTTTACTTTTCACTTTGCACGTCTGAAATGATATACATCACCCATCTCCTAGCCGAAGACCCTGAGAAACTTGCCGGGCCTTTATTAGCCGATACCTATGTAACACTGCTGAAAGGTCGTAATGCATGGTATGGGCAGAAGTTAGCTAAGGGTGAACTGACTCTTGAAATGGGGGACAGTATCAAGGGCAAAGGGACTATCCAG GGTGTCTCTGCAGTCCATGCATTTTATGAGCTCTTGAGCCAGAGTAGCTTAAGCGTGACACATCCAGAAGTGAAGAAGCTTGTTGCTCCGGTCGAGCTGTGCCCAATACTAAAAACACTTTATAAAATCCTAATCAAGAG GGAGCTTGCCACTGACTCCATTCTCCAGGCAATACGAGATGAATCAATGTATGATCCACGGGAGAGGATTGAGATGTCTCAGCGCCAGTGTCTTTACCGACCATCTCTTCTTGGCCTACCTAAAGTAGATATTACCCAGGCTTAg